In the Flagellimonas sp. HMM57 genome, one interval contains:
- a CDS encoding kelch repeat-containing protein produces MEKSRQSLKIVFLLSLSFIFLTGCSNDDDDDDDLGNWINRSVFDGSPRSSSASFTIDNIGYIAVGYDGDDYLNSVWSYDMDGDFWSQKADFPGVARNAAVGFEINGTGYVGSGYDGLDELGDFYSYDPSSNAWTEIAALPSTTRRSAVAFGINGYGYFGTGYDGENDRKDFWKYDPATDTWSELVGFGGNKRRAATTFRIGDLVYLGTGVSNGSYLEDFWVFDAATESWTKKLDLDEEDDYSITRSNAVGFAINGYGYIACGESSGTLSSVWEYDPSTDTWENKTNFEGTTRQDPVAFSNSSMAFVGLGRTGSLYLDDFDEFFPFEEYDEDD; encoded by the coding sequence ATGGAAAAATCAAGACAGTCACTTAAAATAGTATTTCTTTTAAGTCTATCATTTATTTTCTTAACAGGTTGTTCAAATGATGACGACGACGATGATGATTTGGGCAATTGGATCAACCGCTCGGTATTTGATGGAAGTCCACGTAGTAGCTCAGCAAGCTTTACCATAGACAATATTGGTTATATAGCAGTAGGATATGATGGAGACGATTATCTTAATTCTGTTTGGTCCTATGACATGGACGGAGATTTCTGGTCACAGAAGGCCGATTTCCCTGGAGTAGCAAGAAATGCAGCGGTAGGTTTTGAAATTAATGGAACTGGTTATGTAGGCTCTGGTTATGATGGACTTGATGAGTTAGGAGATTTTTACTCCTATGACCCAAGTTCAAACGCATGGACAGAGATTGCTGCATTACCCTCAACTACAAGGAGGAGCGCTGTAGCTTTTGGTATTAATGGGTATGGCTACTTTGGAACTGGGTATGATGGCGAAAACGACCGCAAAGATTTTTGGAAATATGATCCCGCAACCGATACATGGTCAGAACTTGTTGGGTTTGGTGGGAATAAAAGAAGAGCTGCTACCACTTTCCGTATAGGCGACTTAGTCTACTTGGGAACAGGGGTGTCCAATGGAAGTTATTTGGAAGATTTTTGGGTTTTTGATGCCGCAACGGAAAGTTGGACGAAAAAGCTGGATTTGGACGAGGAAGACGACTACTCGATTACAAGAAGTAATGCCGTAGGTTTTGCTATAAACGGTTACGGCTATATCGCCTGCGGCGAGAGCAGTGGTACTTTGTCCTCCGTATGGGAATACGACCCTTCTACGGACACTTGGGAAAACAAGACCAATTTTGAAGGTACTACAAGACAAGATCCGGTCGCATTCTCAAATTCATCAATGGCTTTTGTGGGCCTTGGCCGAACCGGCAGTCTATATTTGGATGATTTTGACGAATTCTTTCCGTTTGAAGAATATGATGAAGATGATTAA
- a CDS encoding DUF4270 family protein, which translates to MLRIIGVLGILLLVLLACSEDNLNSDFVAGEAFTDSNIRVLLVDTLTVETSTMKFDSIITATTTRMLIGKYTDSVFGTVQSSSYAELLPSTYTIDTEAEYDSIVFYLKYDEYYYNDTLQTNGIHIKELTEQMKPEDDENFYNSSTIAYADEDLGYIDFSPRPLQTDSIEIKLNDDFGIALFEGLQDKTLTNSDEFTEYLKGVAFIPDETNNGSVLGFLLESSIMRLYFSISEENDQEQYFTDFSVNTFDSPLPFFNQITAENPNDYLASLTDQEINLSSSESENQSYIQSGIGIATRIQFPHIKSIYDIPGQGTILDAVLKIKPTEGAYNDELILRDNLSVYIVDQNNDLTGQLLVASTSPVVAVLNTDGQEFNDIYYEISLGSYIEELLRAERDTDEALILLPDDYNTTVDRFVLNGNTSPDYQTTLELTYAVYDENE; encoded by the coding sequence ATGCTTAGAATTATAGGGGTGTTGGGAATATTGCTATTGGTGCTTTTGGCTTGTAGTGAAGATAACCTGAATTCCGATTTTGTTGCTGGCGAAGCATTTACAGACAGTAATATACGGGTGTTGTTGGTGGATACTCTAACGGTTGAAACATCGACCATGAAATTTGATAGTATAATAACCGCAACGACAACACGAATGTTGATAGGAAAATATACTGATTCTGTATTTGGTACGGTGCAGAGTTCAAGCTACGCAGAATTACTCCCATCGACCTATACTATAGATACCGAGGCCGAATATGACAGTATTGTTTTTTACCTTAAATACGACGAGTATTACTACAACGATACATTACAGACCAATGGTATTCATATCAAGGAGCTCACTGAGCAAATGAAGCCTGAGGATGATGAAAACTTTTACAATTCCAGTACAATTGCCTACGCCGATGAAGACTTGGGCTATATTGACTTTTCACCTAGACCTTTGCAAACAGATTCGATTGAAATCAAATTGAACGATGATTTTGGAATTGCTTTATTTGAAGGTTTACAAGACAAAACACTTACAAATTCCGATGAATTCACGGAATACTTAAAGGGTGTTGCATTTATACCGGACGAAACCAACAACGGTTCGGTTTTAGGGTTTTTATTGGAATCAAGTATCATGAGGCTTTATTTTAGTATTTCGGAAGAAAACGACCAAGAACAGTATTTTACAGATTTTAGTGTTAACACTTTTGATTCCCCACTTCCCTTCTTTAACCAGATTACTGCGGAAAATCCAAACGACTATTTAGCTAGTCTTACGGATCAAGAAATAAATCTGAGTAGCTCCGAATCAGAAAATCAAAGCTACATACAATCGGGTATAGGCATTGCAACAAGAATACAGTTTCCCCACATTAAATCTATCTATGATATTCCGGGGCAAGGCACCATTTTGGATGCCGTTCTCAAAATAAAGCCAACAGAGGGTGCTTATAACGATGAATTAATATTGAGGGACAATCTATCAGTTTATATCGTTGATCAGAACAACGACTTAACAGGACAATTGCTGGTCGCAAGCACTTCGCCTGTGGTGGCGGTACTTAATACCGATGGTCAAGAATTCAACGATATCTATTACGAAATATCATTGGGCAGTTATATCGAAGAACTGTTAAGGGCAGAAAGAGATACGGACGAAGCACTTATCCTTTTGCCTGACGATTACAATACCACTGTTGACAGGTTTGTATTGAATGGAAATACCAGTCCTGATTACCAAACCACATTGGAACTTACCTATGCCGTTTATGATGAAAATGAATAA
- the pbpC gene encoding penicillin-binding protein 1C — protein MTNFLSVLKRFVLKHKIKVSVFLIVFLLWLFCLPKELFKEPTSTVVTSSDNVMIGARIADDGQWRFPQIDSIPERFKQSILLFEDEYFYRHPGFNPISIFNAIKHNLTKNTRRGGSTITQQVIRLSRKNKGRTYFEKCIEIFMATRLEFRHSKEDILKLYATYTPYGGNVVGLETASWRYFGIPAHELSWGQSATLAVLPNAPSLIFPGRNDQSLLIKRNRLLKKLLDEKYFDQTTYELAISEPLPQQPIPLPNNAPHLTERIKKEHKGERIQTSIDRYLQNQANYVAERHYQRLKSNEIHNLAILVLDVETRKVLSYIGNSASGRQHGNYVDIITKNRSTGSTLKPFLFASLMHEGQLLPNTLVKDVPTVINGYNPKNFNKKHSGAVPASRALSRSLNVPAVRLLREYGLQKFYNKLRKMNMHSLNKPAGHYGLSLILGGAESTLWDVTKTYASAASTLNYFISNSSTYRTDEFLEPSYLFESENDFGEQQFNPPVLNAGSLYHTFKSLQEVNRPEGNENWQFFDSSQRIAWKTGTSFGFKDAWAVGVTPKYAIGVWAGNADGEGRPGLTGITAAAPILFDILDVLPNSGWFQQPFDDLSALEICSQSGYRASAFCNSTKQELLPIHGKKSIQCPYHHQVFLDNSEAYRVNSECYPLENMIAKNWFTLPPVIEYYYAASNPNYKPLPNFLQGCSTSETRLMEFIFPKRNEEVLLPKDLGKKTTEVIFKLAHQQNESAVYWYLDERYVGMTTSFHELILDVTPNDYTLTAVDDKGNRIEQKVSIRLASGG, from the coding sequence ATGACCAATTTTTTATCAGTTCTAAAGCGATTTGTACTGAAACATAAAATTAAGGTTTCGGTTTTTCTGATAGTATTCTTGTTATGGTTGTTCTGTTTGCCCAAGGAGCTTTTTAAAGAGCCTACTTCAACCGTTGTGACAAGTTCGGACAATGTTATGATCGGGGCGCGAATCGCAGATGATGGCCAATGGCGATTTCCCCAAATCGATTCTATCCCAGAACGTTTCAAACAAAGTATTTTGCTGTTCGAAGATGAATATTTCTATAGACACCCAGGGTTTAATCCTATTTCCATTTTCAACGCTATAAAACACAACTTAACAAAAAATACACGCCGAGGAGGTAGTACCATTACACAACAGGTTATCCGTCTAAGTAGAAAAAACAAAGGACGGACTTATTTTGAAAAGTGCATCGAAATCTTCATGGCCACACGATTGGAGTTTCGCCATTCCAAAGAGGACATTCTAAAACTATATGCCACATATACCCCTTATGGAGGTAATGTAGTTGGTTTGGAAACCGCTTCTTGGCGCTATTTTGGAATACCTGCGCATGAATTGAGCTGGGGGCAATCCGCTACTCTGGCCGTACTTCCCAATGCGCCTTCATTAATTTTTCCCGGGAGAAATGACCAGTCGTTATTAATAAAACGGAACAGACTGCTCAAAAAACTATTGGATGAAAAATATTTTGACCAAACTACATACGAACTTGCTATTTCCGAACCCTTGCCGCAACAACCAATACCTCTTCCAAACAATGCACCGCATTTAACGGAACGCATTAAAAAGGAGCATAAGGGCGAACGTATACAAACATCTATCGACAGGTATTTACAAAATCAAGCAAATTATGTTGCAGAACGCCATTACCAACGACTAAAAAGTAATGAAATTCACAATCTTGCTATTTTAGTGTTGGATGTTGAAACTCGGAAAGTACTAAGCTATATAGGGAATTCTGCTTCTGGGAGACAACATGGCAACTATGTGGATATCATCACAAAAAATCGAAGCACAGGAAGTACTTTAAAACCTTTCCTTTTCGCATCGCTCATGCACGAAGGGCAATTGTTGCCAAATACTTTGGTCAAAGATGTTCCAACAGTAATCAACGGTTATAATCCAAAAAACTTCAATAAGAAGCACTCAGGTGCCGTACCCGCAAGTAGGGCTTTATCGCGATCGCTCAATGTTCCTGCAGTTCGATTGTTACGAGAATACGGACTTCAAAAATTTTATAACAAGCTCCGCAAAATGAATATGCACTCATTGAACAAACCTGCGGGGCATTATGGGCTATCATTGATTTTAGGTGGAGCTGAAAGCACATTATGGGACGTTACCAAAACCTACGCCTCAGCTGCATCGACCTTAAATTACTTTATATCGAATTCCAGCACATATCGTACCGATGAATTTTTAGAACCAAGCTATCTTTTTGAAAGTGAAAACGACTTTGGTGAACAACAATTCAATCCGCCCGTTCTAAATGCCGGATCGTTGTACCATACTTTTAAATCTTTACAAGAAGTCAACCGCCCAGAAGGAAATGAAAACTGGCAATTTTTTGATTCTTCGCAGCGTATCGCCTGGAAAACGGGCACCAGTTTTGGTTTTAAGGATGCTTGGGCCGTAGGCGTAACTCCAAAATATGCCATTGGGGTCTGGGCAGGGAACGCAGATGGCGAAGGTAGGCCTGGATTAACAGGTATTACGGCAGCCGCACCTATTTTATTCGATATTTTGGATGTACTTCCAAATAGTGGTTGGTTTCAGCAACCTTTTGATGATTTGTCAGCACTTGAAATCTGCTCCCAAAGTGGATATCGTGCTTCTGCTTTTTGCAACAGTACCAAGCAAGAACTTTTACCCATACATGGAAAAAAAAGCATCCAATGTCCTTATCATCATCAGGTTTTTTTGGATAATTCAGAAGCATATAGGGTAAATTCCGAATGTTATCCCTTGGAAAATATGATAGCAAAGAATTGGTTTACATTGCCTCCGGTAATCGAGTATTATTATGCCGCTTCAAATCCAAATTATAAACCATTGCCAAATTTTCTACAGGGATGTTCGACTTCAGAAACAAGGCTAATGGAATTTATATTCCCAAAACGAAATGAAGAAGTACTTCTTCCCAAAGATTTGGGCAAAAAAACTACTGAGGTCATTTTCAAGTTGGCACACCAACAAAATGAAAGTGCTGTCTACTGGTATTTGGATGAGCGCTATGTTGGTATGACCACAAGTTTTCATGAGCTCATTTTGGATGTTACACCAAACGATTATACACTTACCGCCGTAGATGATAAAGGCAACCGTATTGAGCAAAAAGTTTCTATACGATTGGCTTCTGGGGGGTAA
- a CDS encoding alpha-2-macroglobulin: MGRYFRLFLISMLVLIGSCKKKTDSSLDTDNLFKFKDYISYHTNGTQSISTPIKVVLAKQLDQFELTQELPSEYFKISPKIEGKLVIENGRELVFQPSEYLEPNTEYAVSVALNKLFDAIDRDFKEYTFSFKTITPNFKINLGNLQSYSKNWQYLTGTLEASDILNASKINSVLSVAQGDKKISVKWENTKEDARYFTFKIDSIPRKTDDSELAISWNGEALGTENKGSENYTIPGLNKFIVVDAKTSTAPNAALTLNFSDPLKQNQNLNGLVTIEGAQSLRYEINGNVLQVYPANRILGQVRVNVFEGIKSEYGYSLKKPFSELVSFEQLKPSVRLISKGTILPNAASTPIYFETVNLSAVEVRVIQVFENNMLQYLQHNDLTQRYNSDIRTVGRRVAYKVIPLVENKDDDTSSWKAHALDLSKLIKVNPGSLYRIEFSFKKEHTTYGCEGSGNSEGDEATNSIAEAQNLSEEAREERYWDNELYYWRDNSYNWEERDNPCHNAFYNSDRIAFTNLLGSDLGLIVKKGNNRSYHFAATNLVTTNPEAGATIKLYNYQQQLLSEVKTDASGFGIYDGDANVAFAIAEKNNNFAYAKLADGNALSLSKFDVSGQKLQSGLQGFMYTERGVHRPGDPIHLTFVLDDKANPLPAKHPVSMEVTDARGKLVQRNVLKEGTIPVADGLYAKKEGNFYYFPIPTKSTSPTGTWNAKVIVGGAQFNKSLKVATIKPNRLKVSFDFEDEVLKANRNNKGKAEVKWLHGAPARNLKIDINAKLQQASNAFPKHKGYIFQDPVRTFNDTELQFVNSKLNGEGVLNIDQKITANTNAPGMLQATFTTKVFEGGGDFSIDVFSKKLAPFSHFVGLRSPKAKRYGSFLTDEDTTFDVISVDADGKKAANRKLKVKIFEIAWRWWWNRGYDNLSRYENATVHKPFKEMTVTTGADGKANFKVNIPDDDGGRYLVRVIDEVSGHATGRTAYFYRNWWRRPASGDTESSKILIFSADKEKYTLGDQAVVTFPSDVGGRALLSIENGSEVLSQKWIETSAKETKATIPITADMAPNAYINISLLQPHGQVANDLPIRLYGIVPLLVENPATFLKPELEMPEVLAPEKSYKVTVSESNKKPMTYSLAVVDEGLLDLTRFKTPDIHSSFYARQALGVKTFDIFDDVMGAYSISVDNIYAIGGGGIGEGAKNRKAQRFKPVVTYLGPFTLKAGEKTTHTIDMPNYVGSVRTMVVAGNKNSAYGKAEKATPVRKPLMVLTSIPRKLSPGETVTIPVTVFAMEKKVKNVKVSIDAGKALEPIGATTKNITFNSVGEQIVNFDFKVNPSKSFQTIKVTVSGNGERASNETEIDVENPNPITTKSTLYTVTENQSQSISFETFGTSGTNTAFIEFSTLPPMDFSKRMNYLLQYPHGCVEQTTSAAFPQLFLTEILDITFDRKKEIEKNIKAAIKKLNDFQAPSGGLSYWPGYGYADDWGTSYAGHFMLEAKQKGYQLPLTFLSNWLRYQKNTARQWSNQRTSYNTDIAQAYRLYTLALAQQPELAAMNRLREAKNLSNEAKWRLAAAYALVGKKEVAQQLIQKANINFQPNSYNYRTYGSVFRNMAMALETMVIIGDDQQRELAISLAKKLSSQSWYSTQETSFALLAMAKMVAKNGGKSINLTFTNNGKEITVKTDRAIAQRGLSITSSQSEITVNNKQGNVIYATLTQTGKLPVGEELAQQRNLSLSVRYLDAVGNSIDVSNLRQGTELQAQLTVFNSSNDYIDNLALTQIVPSGWEIVNTSYAGGGDSNSSKAEYIDTRDDRTNFYFDLGSKKSKTFTVKLNASFLGDYYLPGSQVEAMYDDNRYARNKGQWIKVSQ, translated from the coding sequence ATGGGACGTTATTTCAGATTATTTTTAATTTCAATGTTGGTACTTATTGGTTCTTGCAAAAAGAAAACCGATAGCTCCTTGGATACCGATAACCTCTTCAAATTCAAGGATTATATAAGTTACCATACCAATGGGACCCAAAGTATATCGACCCCCATTAAAGTTGTACTTGCAAAACAGCTTGATCAATTTGAATTGACACAGGAACTGCCCTCGGAATATTTTAAGATCTCACCAAAAATAGAAGGTAAACTTGTCATCGAAAACGGAAGGGAACTTGTTTTTCAACCTTCGGAATACCTGGAACCTAATACGGAATATGCTGTAAGTGTGGCGTTAAACAAACTTTTTGATGCCATTGACCGCGACTTTAAGGAATACACCTTCAGCTTTAAGACCATAACCCCAAATTTTAAGATCAACCTTGGCAATCTACAATCCTACAGTAAAAATTGGCAATATCTAACAGGAACCCTAGAAGCTTCGGATATTTTAAATGCTTCCAAAATAAACAGCGTTCTTTCCGTAGCACAAGGCGATAAAAAGATTTCTGTAAAATGGGAAAATACAAAAGAAGATGCCCGCTATTTCACTTTTAAGATTGATAGCATTCCGCGCAAAACGGATGATAGCGAATTGGCAATTAGCTGGAACGGAGAAGCGTTGGGAACAGAAAATAAAGGCTCGGAGAATTATACCATACCCGGTCTAAACAAATTTATTGTTGTTGATGCCAAAACATCAACTGCCCCAAATGCTGCATTAACGCTTAACTTTTCCGATCCCTTAAAACAAAATCAAAACCTTAACGGGCTTGTCACTATTGAAGGCGCCCAAAGTTTACGATATGAAATCAATGGCAACGTTTTACAAGTATATCCCGCTAACCGAATTTTAGGGCAGGTACGTGTCAATGTTTTTGAAGGCATAAAAAGCGAATATGGCTACTCACTCAAAAAACCATTTTCTGAATTGGTTTCCTTTGAACAGTTAAAACCTTCCGTACGCTTAATCTCTAAAGGTACTATTCTCCCTAATGCCGCTTCCACGCCAATATATTTTGAGACGGTAAACCTTTCAGCAGTCGAAGTAAGGGTAATCCAGGTCTTTGAAAACAATATGTTGCAGTACCTTCAACACAATGATTTAACCCAGCGATATAACTCGGATATTAGAACTGTTGGTCGTAGGGTAGCTTACAAGGTAATTCCGTTAGTTGAAAATAAGGATGACGACACCAGTTCTTGGAAAGCTCACGCCCTAGACTTATCAAAGCTTATAAAAGTGAATCCCGGTTCTTTATACCGAATAGAATTCAGTTTTAAAAAAGAACATACTACTTACGGATGCGAAGGTTCTGGAAATTCAGAAGGCGATGAAGCAACCAATTCCATAGCCGAAGCGCAAAACCTTAGTGAAGAAGCCAGAGAAGAACGTTATTGGGACAACGAACTCTATTACTGGAGAGACAACAGTTATAATTGGGAAGAGCGTGATAATCCATGTCATAATGCTTTTTACAATTCAGATAGAATTGCATTCACTAATCTTTTAGGTAGTGATTTAGGGCTTATTGTCAAAAAAGGCAATAATCGTTCTTACCATTTTGCGGCAACGAATCTCGTGACCACTAATCCCGAAGCTGGTGCAACCATAAAACTATATAATTATCAGCAGCAGTTATTGTCCGAAGTAAAAACAGATGCTTCCGGATTTGGCATTTATGATGGAGATGCCAATGTTGCTTTCGCCATTGCCGAAAAAAACAACAATTTCGCTTACGCCAAACTTGCTGATGGTAATGCACTATCATTAAGCAAATTCGATGTTTCGGGACAAAAACTACAAAGCGGTCTTCAAGGATTCATGTATACCGAAAGAGGCGTGCATAGACCGGGCGATCCAATTCATCTCACCTTTGTATTGGATGATAAGGCCAATCCATTACCAGCTAAGCATCCGGTATCTATGGAGGTCACCGATGCTAGAGGAAAGCTTGTTCAAAGAAACGTGCTTAAAGAGGGAACTATTCCCGTAGCTGATGGACTGTATGCAAAAAAGGAAGGGAACTTTTACTATTTTCCCATTCCCACGAAAAGCACTTCACCAACAGGAACCTGGAATGCCAAGGTTATTGTAGGCGGAGCACAGTTCAATAAAAGTTTAAAAGTAGCTACCATAAAACCAAACCGTTTAAAGGTAAGTTTTGACTTTGAGGATGAAGTTTTAAAAGCAAATAGAAACAACAAAGGAAAAGCAGAAGTAAAATGGTTGCATGGTGCACCTGCACGTAATTTAAAAATTGACATCAATGCTAAACTGCAACAGGCCTCCAATGCATTTCCAAAACATAAAGGTTATATTTTTCAAGACCCGGTTCGTACGTTTAATGATACAGAACTCCAGTTTGTCAATTCAAAATTAAATGGGGAGGGCGTACTTAATATTGACCAAAAAATTACCGCAAATACCAATGCTCCCGGTATGCTACAAGCCACTTTCACTACTAAGGTTTTTGAAGGCGGTGGTGATTTCTCCATAGATGTTTTCTCCAAGAAACTTGCTCCTTTTTCACACTTTGTGGGATTACGCTCTCCAAAAGCAAAACGATATGGTTCGTTTTTAACGGATGAGGATACCACTTTTGATGTCATCTCCGTAGACGCAGATGGCAAAAAAGCAGCCAATCGCAAACTGAAAGTAAAAATCTTTGAGATAGCATGGCGTTGGTGGTGGAACAGAGGCTACGACAATCTCTCTCGCTACGAAAACGCTACCGTTCATAAACCCTTTAAAGAAATGACCGTAACTACCGGTGCAGACGGAAAAGCCAATTTTAAGGTGAACATTCCCGATGATGATGGAGGTCGTTATTTAGTTCGCGTTATCGATGAAGTATCGGGTCATGCCACCGGACGAACTGCATACTTCTATAGAAATTGGTGGAGAAGACCTGCATCTGGCGATACGGAAAGCTCAAAGATTCTAATTTTTTCCGCTGACAAGGAAAAATATACACTTGGCGATCAGGCAGTGGTCACATTTCCTTCGGATGTAGGAGGAAGAGCATTATTGAGTATCGAAAATGGCTCTGAGGTTTTATCGCAAAAATGGATTGAAACTTCTGCAAAAGAAACCAAAGCTACCATTCCGATTACAGCAGATATGGCCCCTAATGCCTATATCAACATATCACTGTTGCAGCCCCATGGTCAGGTAGCGAACGACCTGCCTATTCGATTGTACGGTATTGTGCCCTTACTAGTTGAAAACCCAGCGACTTTTCTAAAACCTGAGCTAGAAATGCCTGAAGTTTTAGCCCCCGAGAAGTCATATAAAGTGACCGTTTCAGAAAGCAACAAAAAACCGATGACGTATTCACTTGCGGTTGTGGATGAAGGGCTGTTAGACCTTACGCGCTTTAAAACCCCAGACATACATTCCTCTTTTTATGCCAGACAAGCATTGGGCGTGAAGACTTTTGACATCTTTGATGATGTCATGGGCGCCTACTCCATAAGTGTGGATAATATTTATGCCATTGGTGGTGGTGGAATTGGTGAGGGTGCCAAAAACAGGAAAGCACAACGTTTTAAACCCGTAGTAACATATCTAGGGCCGTTTACTTTAAAAGCTGGTGAAAAAACAACGCACACCATTGATATGCCCAATTATGTTGGTTCCGTTCGTACCATGGTGGTTGCGGGTAACAAAAACAGTGCGTACGGAAAAGCTGAAAAAGCAACTCCTGTGCGTAAACCATTAATGGTATTGACTTCGATACCTAGAAAACTATCGCCTGGGGAAACAGTTACTATTCCCGTTACTGTATTTGCCATGGAGAAAAAGGTGAAAAATGTAAAGGTTTCCATTGATGCTGGAAAAGCGCTTGAACCTATAGGGGCTACTACAAAGAACATCACTTTCAATTCGGTTGGAGAACAAATCGTGAATTTTGATTTTAAGGTAAATCCGAGCAAATCATTTCAGACCATAAAAGTAACGGTCTCTGGTAACGGAGAGCGTGCTAGCAATGAAACCGAGATCGATGTAGAAAACCCTAACCCCATTACCACAAAAAGTACCTTGTACACCGTAACGGAGAATCAATCACAGAGCATTTCTTTTGAAACTTTTGGAACGTCCGGAACAAATACGGCATTTATAGAGTTCTCAACACTGCCTCCTATGGATTTTTCAAAACGGATGAACTATTTATTACAGTATCCTCATGGCTGTGTGGAGCAAACCACTTCTGCTGCTTTTCCCCAATTATTTTTGACAGAGATACTGGATATTACTTTTGACAGAAAAAAGGAAATCGAGAAAAACATCAAAGCCGCCATTAAGAAGCTCAACGATTTCCAAGCGCCTAGTGGCGGATTAAGTTATTGGCCCGGTTACGGCTATGCTGACGATTGGGGAACTTCATATGCTGGACATTTTATGTTGGAGGCCAAACAGAAAGGGTATCAATTGCCATTGACATTTTTGAGCAATTGGTTACGCTACCAAAAGAATACTGCACGCCAATGGAGCAATCAACGTACAAGTTACAATACAGATATTGCACAAGCTTATAGGCTATACACCCTTGCCTTGGCACAACAACCAGAGCTTGCCGCCATGAACCGATTACGGGAAGCTAAAAATTTAAGTAACGAAGCCAAATGGCGTTTAGCTGCAGCTTACGCATTGGTAGGCAAGAAAGAAGTAGCCCAGCAATTGATACAGAAGGCGAACATCAATTTTCAGCCTAACTCCTATAACTATAGAACTTATGGCTCCGTTTTTAGGAATATGGCGATGGCATTGGAGACCATGGTAATCATTGGAGATGACCAACAACGGGAGTTGGCCATTTCATTGGCGAAAAAATTATCTTCACAAAGTTGGTACAGTACCCAAGAAACATCTTTTGCCCTTTTGGCCATGGCTAAGATGGTAGCAAAAAATGGCGGTAAATCCATTAATTTAACTTTTACCAATAATGGAAAGGAAATCACTGTGAAAACAGATAGAGCTATTGCACAACGAGGGCTTTCAATTACATCGTCGCAAAGTGAAATCACCGTTAATAATAAACAAGGGAACGTTATCTATGCTACCCTTACCCAAACAGGTAAATTACCTGTAGGTGAAGAGTTGGCACAACAACGAAACCTCTCCTTGTCGGTAAGATATCTAGATGCCGTTGGAAATTCCATTGATGTATCCAACCTTCGTCAAGGCACCGAGTTACAGGCCCAACTGACCGTTTTTAATAGTTCAAATGACTATATCGATAATCTGGCATTAACGCAAATTGTTCCAAGTGGGTGGGAAATCGTGAATACGTCATATGCAGGCGGAGGAGATTCAAATTCGAGCAAAGCGGAGTACATTGACACTAGGGATGATCGAACAAATTTCTATTTTGACCTTGGTTCAAAAAAATCCAAAACCTTTACGGTAAAGCTAAATGCTTCCTTTTTGGGAGATTATTATCTACCTGGATCACAGGTCGAAGCTATGTACGATGATAATAGATATGCCCGTAATAAGGGGCAATGGATAAAAGTGTCACAATAA
- a CDS encoding TPM domain-containing protein encodes MAPPDKGNIVFSSRGIILITFFLALFTSNWVHGQFAIPEKPKEQTSVYDYINLLPTAQSKTLEQKLIRYSDSTSTQIVIAIISSTEGEDINYLGAQWGQKWGIGQADKDNGVLLLLAKDDRKIAINTGYGVEGSLTDFMSKRIIESIIIPEFKKGDYYGGLNKGSDAIFQVLNGEFNEDHTFGDEQGFSLKAVLPFIIFIIILIILSRKGRNNRGGPGNKKKGLDLWDIIILSNMGRGGYRGSSGGGFGSGGFGSGGGFGGGFGGGGFGGGGASGGW; translated from the coding sequence ATGGCCCCTCCAGATAAGGGGAATATTGTTTTTTCGTCTAGAGGAATTATATTGATTACTTTCTTTTTAGCACTTTTTACTTCTAATTGGGTACATGGGCAATTCGCTATTCCAGAAAAACCCAAAGAACAAACAAGCGTTTATGATTATATAAACCTATTGCCTACGGCACAAAGCAAAACTTTAGAACAAAAACTGATTCGGTATTCCGATAGTACATCTACTCAAATCGTTATTGCCATTATCAGCTCTACGGAAGGTGAGGATATCAACTATTTAGGAGCACAATGGGGACAAAAGTGGGGTATTGGTCAAGCCGACAAAGACAACGGGGTGCTTTTGCTTTTAGCAAAGGATGATCGTAAAATAGCTATCAATACTGGGTATGGCGTAGAAGGCAGTCTTACGGATTTTATGTCGAAAAGAATTATTGAATCCATAATTATCCCAGAGTTTAAAAAAGGGGATTATTATGGTGGACTCAATAAAGGGTCCGATGCAATTTTTCAAGTACTGAACGGAGAATTTAACGAAGATCACACTTTTGGAGATGAACAAGGGTTTTCATTAAAGGCAGTATTACCCTTTATTATTTTCATCATAATTCTCATTATTCTGTCTCGAAAAGGTCGTAACAACAGGGGTGGACCTGGAAACAAGAAAAAAGGATTGGACCTTTGGGACATCATAATTCTCAGCAATATGGGACGTGGAGGTTACCGCGGCTCATCGGGTGGAGGGTTTGGTAGTGGTGGATTCGGGTCTGGCGGAGGATTTGGCGGTGGCTTCGGTGGAGGCGGATTCGGAGGCGGAGGCGCTTCAGGAGGTTGGTGA